The Pogona vitticeps strain Pit_001003342236 chromosome 3, PviZW2.1, whole genome shotgun sequence genome includes a window with the following:
- the NDP gene encoding norrin encodes MMGNHVLAASISVLSLLAIMGDTDSKTDSTFMMESDPGRCMRHHYVDSISHPLYKCSSKMVLLARCEGRCTQTSRSEPMVSFSTVLKQPFRSTCHCCRPQTSKLKAMRLRCSGGMRLTATYRYILSCHCEECNS; translated from the exons ATGATGGGAAATCATGTACTTGCCGCTTCGATTTCTGTGCTATCCCTTTTGGCTATAATGGGAGACACTGACAGTAAAACGGACAGTACCTTCATGATGGAGTCGGACCCAGGCCGCTGCATGAGGCATCACTATGTTGATTCCATCAGCCACCCATTGTACAAGTGCAGTTCAAAG ATGGTGCTGCTGGCCCGCTGTGAGGGACGCTGCACTCAGACATCTCGCTCTGAGCCAATGGTGTCCTTCAGTACAGTCCTGAAGCAGCCCTTCCGTTCCACGTGCCACTGCTGCCGGCCACAGACATCCAAGCTGAAGGCCATGAGGTTGCGGTGCTCGGGTGGCATGAGGCTCACGGCCACCTATCGTTACATCCTCTCCTGTCACTGCGAGGAGTGCAACTCCTAG